In Candidatus Defluviibacterium haderslevense, the following are encoded in one genomic region:
- a CDS encoding T9SS type A sorting domain-containing protein: MKMLNYFLSVTMLIGLCTLPLISQNFFQIPKDYPTIQQGLNAATSNTTILVSPGIYYENLIWPSTIDGIKLIGIKGSMETIIDGNEKGRVIKMEANISFGLPQEITLATLIQGFTIQHGKISDLNGAGLSCKYASPTLLDLRFIQNTGEGNSSYGGGAYLYNFSGLIENCHFIGNMLTTDSRSSGAGLYLRSLTSLTIRNCNFEDNHGKTHNWCDGGGLDFEYSDLNSGMDSIILSVINCKFLNNSTQTENWSYGGGLYIPKVFYKSNMLALIDSCLFYGNTTNESGWSNGGGIYIEFPNVLIKNSKFIENSAERGGGLYFYTSIINGLKTKARVENSFFSKNILLGGGTYSGSAIDVSYDPIDLSMVNTIIDNNKSVPIYISDDQSNIELFHCTFYNNDKNLSAISSNIHAQNSIFWNKPAKEFMSQSNFKLNNCIVKGGYPGTGNLDTDPLMISDQLPVPGSNSPCLNHGIMIPNIDKDITGNPRPMPVNSLPDIGAYEMDQYFAHVLVKYYYDKNQNGKKESDERYLSFGSVVDHNKQIHLNFSENGSYIVLNQGFASIEHVDGFDSKWKLSGIGFFQFDVNTPQFAEKVDIGLTPVNIFAQVSTTVVGNNFRCGEDVEFTLTLTNYGTSIESGSFWLDIDPRLDKFKFINNPDITLSANRFEWRYSDLYPGESVMIKFIVTAPQITKREQVGEIYTFCHGISALPFRENDCYKAELRCSFDPNDKFSIPQRADHYALIDQPLTYTIRFQNTGNDYARNVIIRDTIDPAFDLSTLKVLHSSHPNELTVTYSDSREVIFSFKNIFLPDSTTNRSGSNGNVTYSLAYNKGSKPQTIVKNTANIYFDFNPAIITNTIENIVVVSFPSSVRNPIKNTIVVYPNPASKMIYFSKYVERCILLDLYGQRIKETTNTDHMTLNVSSGTYLLKLEKDGISSYHKIVISDYSK; encoded by the coding sequence ATGAAAATGCTTAATTACTTCTTGTCAGTTACTATGTTAATTGGCCTCTGTACGCTTCCTTTAATTAGCCAGAACTTTTTTCAAATACCTAAGGATTATCCTACTATTCAGCAAGGATTGAATGCAGCTACATCCAACACGACTATTTTAGTTTCACCCGGCATTTATTATGAAAATCTAATATGGCCATCTACGATAGATGGCATTAAACTTATTGGAATTAAAGGTAGTATGGAAACCATTATTGATGGAAATGAAAAAGGTAGGGTAATTAAAATGGAAGCTAATATTAGTTTTGGCCTTCCTCAAGAGATTACTTTGGCAACATTAATCCAAGGATTTACGATTCAGCATGGTAAAATAAGTGATCTAAATGGTGCGGGCTTAAGCTGTAAATATGCTAGTCCAACACTGCTTGATCTTCGATTTATACAAAACACTGGTGAAGGTAACTCTAGCTATGGTGGAGGCGCATACTTATATAATTTTTCTGGTTTAATTGAGAACTGCCATTTTATCGGTAACATGCTGACAACAGATTCAAGATCTTCCGGGGCAGGTTTATACCTGAGAAGTTTAACAAGTTTGACCATTAGAAATTGTAATTTTGAAGATAATCACGGTAAGACTCATAATTGGTGTGATGGAGGTGGTCTTGATTTTGAATATAGTGACTTAAATTCAGGAATGGATTCAATAATTTTATCAGTTATTAACTGCAAATTTTTAAATAATTCCACCCAAACAGAAAATTGGTCCTATGGTGGTGGGTTGTATATTCCAAAAGTTTTTTATAAAAGTAATATGTTAGCATTAATAGATTCTTGTTTATTCTATGGCAATACTACAAATGAATCTGGATGGAGCAATGGCGGTGGTATTTACATTGAATTTCCTAATGTTCTAATTAAGAATTCTAAATTTATTGAAAATTCTGCTGAAAGAGGAGGAGGATTGTATTTTTATACGAGTATTATTAATGGATTAAAAACTAAAGCTAGGGTTGAAAATTCATTTTTTAGCAAAAATATACTTTTGGGTGGTGGTACTTACAGCGGTAGTGCTATAGATGTAAGTTATGATCCAATTGATTTATCGATGGTGAATACAATAATTGATAACAATAAATCTGTTCCAATTTATATTTCAGATGATCAAAGTAACATTGAATTGTTCCATTGTACGTTTTATAATAATGATAAGAATCTAAGCGCAATTTCTTCAAATATTCATGCGCAGAATTCAATCTTCTGGAACAAACCTGCCAAAGAATTCATGTCCCAATCTAACTTTAAATTAAACAATTGCATTGTTAAAGGAGGTTATCCAGGAACGGGTAATCTGGATACTGACCCATTGATGATAAGCGATCAACTACCTGTTCCTGGTAGTAATTCGCCATGTCTTAATCATGGAATTATGATCCCAAATATAGATAAAGATATTACAGGTAATCCAAGACCTATGCCTGTAAATAGCCTGCCTGATATTGGTGCCTATGAAATGGATCAATATTTTGCTCATGTGCTGGTAAAATATTATTATGATAAGAATCAGAATGGTAAGAAAGAAAGTGATGAAAGATATTTAAGCTTTGGAAGTGTGGTGGATCATAACAAACAAATCCATTTAAATTTCTCAGAAAATGGGAGCTATATCGTCCTTAATCAAGGCTTCGCATCTATAGAACATGTAGATGGGTTTGATTCAAAGTGGAAATTGTCTGGTATAGGATTTTTCCAATTTGATGTAAACACACCTCAATTCGCAGAAAAAGTAGATATAGGTTTGACTCCAGTAAATATTTTTGCTCAAGTATCTACTACGGTTGTTGGTAATAATTTTAGGTGTGGCGAGGATGTGGAGTTCACACTGACATTAACGAATTATGGTACTTCAATCGAGTCTGGTAGTTTTTGGTTAGATATAGATCCTAGATTAGACAAATTTAAATTTATAAATAATCCAGATATAACACTATCAGCCAATAGATTTGAATGGCGATATAGTGATTTATACCCTGGGGAAAGTGTAATGATTAAATTCATAGTAACTGCTCCACAAATTACAAAACGAGAACAAGTAGGTGAAATATATACTTTTTGTCATGGAATTTCTGCGTTACCATTTCGAGAAAATGATTGTTATAAAGCTGAGCTAAGATGTTCGTTTGATCCAAATGACAAGTTTTCGATTCCACAAAGAGCTGATCACTACGCACTAATTGATCAGCCTTTAACGTATACCATTCGATTTCAAAACACGGGTAATGATTATGCCCGAAATGTTATTATTAGAGATACCATTGATCCAGCATTCGACTTGAGTACATTAAAAGTGCTGCATTCCAGTCATCCAAATGAATTGACTGTAACTTATAGTGATTCCAGGGAAGTAATCTTTTCATTTAAAAATATATTTTTACCTGATAGTACAACAAATAGATCAGGCAGCAATGGAAATGTTACTTATTCATTAGCCTATAATAAAGGATCTAAGCCACAAACCATTGTAAAAAATACTGCAAATATTTATTTTGACTTTAATCCTGCAATTATAACCAATACAATAGAAAATATAGTTGTGGTAAGTTTTCCATCAAGTGTTAGAAATCCAATTAAAAACACTATAGTAGTTTACCCAAATCCTGCATCTAAAATGATATATTTCAGCAAATATGTGGAAAGATGTATATTATTAGATTTATACGGTCAAAGGATTAAAGAAACAACTAATACAGATCACATGACATTAAATGTTTCCTCTGGAACATATCTTTTGAAATTGGAAAAGGATGGAATATCATCGTACCATAAAATTGTAATTAGTGATTATTCAAAGTAA